A window of Gouania willdenowi chromosome 12, fGouWil2.1, whole genome shotgun sequence contains these coding sequences:
- the LOC114473328 gene encoding histone-lysine N-methyltransferase Smyd1-like, which yields MTVGSMESAQLFDAGAKGRGLRASKELNIGEVVFAEPSFAAVVFDSLFTQVCHNCFRQQPQLHRCAQCKFAHYCDRTCQTACWDEHKQECGAIRKTGKAPSENVRLASRVLWRIHKDTGIASDSQLVSVEQLQEHVADLSQDDLQKLQADVKSFQQFWSYGRKQHSDDDVSHIFGIIKCNGFTLSDQRGLQAVGVGLFPNLCLVNHDCWPNCTVILNHGSQTALSSALHSKRRIELRALRTIAEGEELTVSYVDYLNTSAERQKKLKEHFHFDCTCDHCTKHINDNLMTAAADGDGAKPSAEKVKEVTAFSEKCLEKIEQARVEGDYQEVLRLSLQCLEKQENVLADTNLHKLSVLSVVSEVLSYMQSFSEAAEYAKRMVEGYAKLYQPNNAQLGMAIMRAGITHWHAGHIEAGHVLICKAYGILIVTHGSNHAITRDLESMRTQTEMELKMFRENKDAYHIMRATALKMPMGSSIKGV from the exons tctGTTCACCCAGGTCTGTCACAACTGTTTCCGTCAGCAGCCTCAGCTTCACCGCTGTGCTCAGTGTAAGTTCGCCCATTACTGTGACCGCACCTGCCAGACTGCATGCTGGGACGAGCACAAGCAGGAGTGTGGGGCCATTAGGAAGACTGGAAAAGCTCCGAGTGAGAACGTTCG TCTGGCATCGCGCGTGCTGTGGCGTATACACAAGGACACGGGCATCGCCTCAGACAGCCAGCTGGTCTCTGTGGAGCAGCTGCAGGAGCACGTGGCCGACCTTTCCCAAGACGACCTCCAGAAACTCCAGGCTGACGTGAAAAGCTTCCAACAGTTCTGGTCCTATGGGAGAAAGCAACACTCTGATGACGACGTCTCACACATCTTTGGCATT ATCAAATGTAACGGCTTTACTCTTAGTGACCAGAGAGGACTGCAGGCTGTGGGCGTCGGCCTATTTCCAAACCTCTGCCTGGTCAATCATGACTGCTGGCCTAACTGCACCGTCATCCTCAACCATGGAAG TCAAACAGCCTTGAGTTCTGCTCTCCACTCTAAGAGAAG GATTGAGCTGCGTGCTCTGAGGACCATCGCTGAGGGCGAGGAGCTGACTGTCAGCTACGTGGACTACCTGAACACGTCAGCTGAGCGTCAGAAGAAGCTGAAGGAGCACTTCCACTTTGACTGCACCTGTGACCACTGCACAAAGCACATCAATGACAATCTGATGACGGCTGCAGCAGATGGAGACGGAGCCAAA CCGTCTGCAGAAAAAGTGAAGGAGGTGACAGCCTTCAGTGAGAAGTGTCTGGAGAAGATCGAGCAAGCCCGTGTGGAAGGAGATTACCAGGAG GTGTTGCGCTTGAGTCTGCAGTGTCTGGAGAAGCAGGAGAATGTCTTGGCAGACACTAATTTGCATAAACTGAGCGTACTCAGCGTGGTCAGTGAGGTGCTCTCATACATGCAGTCCTTCTCTGAGGCTGCAGAATACGCCAAAAGGATGGTGGAAGGATACGC GAAACTGTACCAGCCCAACAACGCCCAGCTGGGCATGGCTATCATGAGGGCCGGCATCACCCACTGGCACGCCGGACACATCGAAGCCGGCCATGTTTTGATCTGCAAGGCTTATGGTATCCTCATAGTCACCCACGGCTCAAACCACGCCATCACCAGGGACCTGGAG TCAATGCGCACGCAGACGGAGATGGAGCTGAAGATGTTCAGGGAGAATAAAGATGCGTATCACATCATGAGGGCCACCGCTCTGAAGATGCCAATGGGGTCCAGCATCAAAGGTGTTTAA